One stretch of Numenius arquata chromosome 8, bNumArq3.hap1.1, whole genome shotgun sequence DNA includes these proteins:
- the BARHL2 gene encoding barH-like 2 homeobox protein, with amino-acid sequence MEGPSGSSFGIDTILSGGSTGSPGVMNGDFRPHGDGRPADFRSQATPSPCSEIDTVGTAPSSPISVSMEHPEPHLGVAESLPPPPHHLHLGPHPPPPPSLQPSPPQPPPPQLGSASSGPRTSTSSFLIKDILGDSKPLAACAPYSTSVPSPHHTPKQEGSAAPESFRPKLEQEDGKAKLDKRDDTQGDIKCHGTKEEGDREISSSRDSPPVRAKKPRKARTAFSDHQLNQLERSFERQKYLSVQDRMDLAAALNLTDTQVKTWYQNRRTKWKRQTAVGLELLAEAGNYSALQRMFPSPYFYHPSLLGSMDSTTAAAAAAAMYSSMYRTPPAPHPQLQRPLVPRVLIHGLGPGGQPALNPLANPMPGTPHPR; translated from the exons ATGGAGGGGCCGAGCGGGTCCAGCTTCGGGATAGACACGATCCTGTCGGGCGGCAGCACCGGCAGCCCCGGAGTCATGAACGGAGACTTTCGCCCCCACGGTGACGGCCGGCCGGCGGATTTTAGGAGCCAGGCCACGCCGTCCCCCTGTTCGGAGATCGACACGGTGGGGACGGCGCCCTCGTCGCCCATCTCGGTGAGCATGGAGCACCCCGAGCCGCACCTGGGGGTGGCGGAgagcctcccgccgccgccgcaccacCTCCACCTCGGCccgcacccgccgccgccgccgagttTGCAGCCGTCgcccccgcagccgccgccgccccagcTGGGCTCGGCCAGCTCCGGCCCCAGGACTTCcacctcttcttttttaattaaggaCATTTTGGGCGACAGCAAACCGCTGGCGGCGTGTGCACCTTACAGTACCAGCGTCCCCTCTCCCCATCACACCCCCAAGCAGGAGGGCAGCGCGGCGCCGGAGAGCTTCAGGCCCAAACTCGAGCAGGAGGACGGCAAAGCCAAGCTCGACAAGCGCGACGACACGCAGGGCGACATCAAATGCCACG GGACAAAGGAGGAGGGCGACCGGGAGATCAGCAGCAGCCGGGACAGCCCGCCGGTGCGGGCCAAGAAGCCGCGGAAGGCGCGGACCGCGTTCTCCGACCACCAGCTCAACCAGCTGGAGCGCAGCTTCGAGCGGCAGAAGTACCTGAGCGTGCAGGACCGCATGGACCTGGCCGCCGCCCTCAACCTCACCGACACGCAGGTGAAAACCTGGTACCAGAACCGGAG GACGAAGTGGAAGCGGCAGACGGCGGTGGGCCTGGAGCTGCTGGCCGAGGCTGGGAACTACTCGGCCCTGCAGAGAATGTTCCCCTCGCCCTATTTCTACCATCCCAGTCTGCTGGGCAGCATGGACAGCacgacggcggccgcggcggccgcAGCCATGTACAGCAGCATGTACCGGACTCCCCCCGCGCCGCACCCCCAGCTCCAGCGGCCGCTGGTGCCGCGGGTGCTGATCCACGGGCTGGGTCCCGGCGGGCAGCCGGCCCTCAATCCCCTGGCCAACCCCATGCCCGGCACCCCGCACCCCCGGTGA